The segment TGAAAATTGTTGTGCATACTGGTGAGGCTGAACAGTGGCAAGCGGCGCTTGCTGAAGCGCTACCCCAAGCCACCGTCCTCACCAGTGAAGCGCCAGCGGATGAGCGTAAAGATGCTGACTATCTCGCCATCTGGAAAGCTCCCGCCCATTTGCTGCAAGAGCAGACCCAGCTCAAAGGCATCATCAATTTAGGCGCTGGGGTAGATTACCTGCTGAAAACGCCAGGCCTGCCCAGTGATGTGCCGATTGTAAAATTGCGCGATGCGGGTATGGGCGAGCTGATGGCCGATTACGCCCTGTATGGCGTGCTGCACTTCTACCGCAGTATGGATCGTTATCTAGAGCAACAGCAGAGCGCCACCTGGAAATCGCAAGAGGTGGTGGAAAAAAACCAGTGGCCGGTGGGCGTATTAGGCTTGGGGGCTATTGGCAGCTTCGTGGCCAACGCCCTGCAGCAAGCAGGTTTCCCAGTTCTGGGATGGAGCCGCTCCCCAAAGCAGATCAGCGGCGTGGACTGTTTTCATGGCGATGACGGGCTAACCGAGCTGCTCGGCCAAGTGCGAAGTCTTATCACTATTCTCCCCGATACGGCGGCGACTCAACATATTCTCAACGCCGAGCGGCTGGCTCAACTGCCCCAAGGGGCTAGCGTGATTAACCCAGGACGGGGAAGTTTGATCGATGAACAGGCGCTTCTGGACGCACTAGGGAGCGGCAATCAGTCTGGCCACTTACGGGGTGCCCTGCTGGATGTATTCCATGAAGAGCCGTTACCTGCTGACAATCCGCTTTGGCAGCACCCCAAGGTAATTGTTACACCACATATGGCGGCGCCTACCCCGCTAAACGATGCCATCGACCAGGTGATCTCTTACCTGCATGCCTTTGAATCGGGTGAAAAACTCTCCACGATCAACCCGGAGGCTGGCTACTGACGCCACACCCTGCCCCGGTTATACTGGGTGGCTTGGAGAACCAAGTGCTCATTAAAGGCTCTTAGGAAGATACCGCTTATGGAGGAAGAGCCCTTGGTCAATGTAATAGCAAGACTGCCAAGCCGCGTGCTTGCAGGTATGGGATTGAGTCTCGCCGCCCTCTGTTTTAGTGACATGGTGTTAGCAGCAGACACACTCAAAGAGCCGCAGCCCTTTGAAGCCCAGTACCGGCTTGAGGTTCGTGATTGGCCGGGGGCTACCATTACCCATAACCTCTCTAACGAAGGGAATCACTGGCTAAGCGATATGCGCTTTTCAATCACCGTGGCGCGCGGCCAGGAGTTCAGCCGTTTTTCGATTGATGGCGATGAGACTCACGCACTGCTCTTTAACAGCAGCTATTCAGTGCTGGGCGTGGGTGATAGCTACCAACTAAACGAGAACGATATTCCAACCCTGGATCGTCAAACGGCGCTGTTTGACCTCTCGCGCCGGGCCGGTCACGAGAACTGCACAGAGAGCGCTCCCTGCGCGATTGAGTTTGTCGATCAAAAAGGGCGCGATGAGCACTTTCAATACTATGTCAGTGAACAGAATGTTGATGTCCCAGCGACCATCAGCGTACCTGCTGGTGAGTTTGAAACGCTGAGTGTATCGCTGATCGATACAGAGAAGCCTGATCGCATGCTACAGATAAACTTTCACCCAGACTGGCCTGGGCTGATCCTCTCCGCGGTGTACCAAAAAGAGGGACGCCGCGAAACGCAGCTGACTTTAACTAACTTCAACCCAAACGGTGGCGCGACGCCTTAAATGCTTTCCGGTTTATTAATTGTTCTACTCCCGCTTTTTCTTGGCTATCTGGTTCGCGTTCGCTCCAAACGGTTACAGAACTTGATCAACCGAGCTGTTAATAGCTCGGTTTATCTGATTCTTCTGTTCATGGGAGTAGGTCTGGCCGGGCTTGAAAACCTTACCAGCCAGCTTTCGCGCTTGGGCGGTAACGCCTTGCTGTTATTTAGCATTACCACGCTGTTTAACTTAGCAGCACTATGGTGGCTATCGCGTCGGCTATCCCTTAAAGCAGGCAACTCACCGGTGGTAAAGAATGCTCCTACCAGCAAGCTGGCGGCCATGCAGGGGTCGCTGTTATTGGTCGCCGTGGTGGCTGGGGGCGTTACCGCTGGCCTACTGCTGGGGCCACTCCTGGGTGAAAGACTTTTCAATACCGCGGATTTACTGGCTGAATGGGTGCTCTACCTGCTGCTGGCTCTGATTGGTTGCCAGTTGCGTAACTCCGGCATGCCACTCAGGCAAATCTTACTCAACCGCATGGGGCTGTCGATTGCGGTGACGTTGGCTATCAGTTCCCTGCTCGCAGGTCTAGTAGCCGCCCCGCTGCTCTCGCTAAGCTGGAACGAAGGCCTGGCGATGGCGTCAGGCTTTGGCTGGTACTCGCTTTCAGCGATTCTAATTGGTGACCAGCTAGGCCCGCTGATGGGCGGTGTGGCGTTCTTCAACGACCTGACCCGGGAACTGCTGGCGTTTATCCTGATTCCGCTGGTGATCCACCGCCATACTGCACTGGCGATTGGCTACGGCGGGGCCACCTCCATGGATTTCACCCTGCCGGTGATTCAGCAGCACGGCGGCGTGGCCTGCGTGCCCATTGCCGTGGTCAGTGGGTTTATCCTTTCACTGCTCT is part of the Halomonas alkaliantarctica genome and harbors:
- a CDS encoding 2-hydroxyacid dehydrogenase, with the protein product MKIVVHTGEAEQWQAALAEALPQATVLTSEAPADERKDADYLAIWKAPAHLLQEQTQLKGIINLGAGVDYLLKTPGLPSDVPIVKLRDAGMGELMADYALYGVLHFYRSMDRYLEQQQSATWKSQEVVEKNQWPVGVLGLGAIGSFVANALQQAGFPVLGWSRSPKQISGVDCFHGDDGLTELLGQVRSLITILPDTAATQHILNAERLAQLPQGASVINPGRGSLIDEQALLDALGSGNQSGHLRGALLDVFHEEPLPADNPLWQHPKVIVTPHMAAPTPLNDAIDQVISYLHAFESGEKLSTINPEAGY
- a CDS encoding lysine exporter LysO family protein, which produces MLSGLLIVLLPLFLGYLVRVRSKRLQNLINRAVNSSVYLILLFMGVGLAGLENLTSQLSRLGGNALLLFSITTLFNLAALWWLSRRLSLKAGNSPVVKNAPTSKLAAMQGSLLLVAVVAGGVTAGLLLGPLLGERLFNTADLLAEWVLYLLLALIGCQLRNSGMPLRQILLNRMGLSIAVTLAISSLLAGLVAAPLLSLSWNEGLAMASGFGWYSLSAILIGDQLGPLMGGVAFFNDLTRELLAFILIPLVIHRHTALAIGYGGATSMDFTLPVIQQHGGVACVPIAVVSGFILSLLSPPLILFFLSLSG